The sequence below is a genomic window from Acaryochloris thomasi RCC1774.
GCTTTGGCTGCTGATAGCAACTGGGGGGCAAGTGGCGAGAAACTTGCGTGGGGGGGCGGATGGCGTGCGATGGCCGTTAGCGAAGCCCTTCCTCTAAAGGCAGGCCGGAGACCACTGCATTGTTCCGGCATTAGCGAAAACTGGTATTGCCCACACAGTCACATAAGGTTTTATGCCTGGTAAATTTAATATCTGATGCAGGCAGTTCATCGCGTAGGACTTTTCAATCTTGAGATTCCCAAACTTGGTTTTCTAAACATGGTGAACTCCAGGATAATATCCTCAGGGTCGGATTTATCCGGTTTTTGGCGAAAATATCTCTAATGCCGGAGTTATCAGCTGCCATCGGTCTAATTATAGTTAGACCTCTATGCTATCTGTGGAGAGCGCAGAGGTAAACGTTATATGAAATCAATGATTCAACAGGTAATTATGGGTAGCCTAAGGCAGAAGGATTGAAATCTTGTATAGTCTAGACACCAAAGCAATAACATGTCGATTTCTCAACAACGATTACATAAGCTAGAGATAATCAAGCTAAAGAATGTTAGAGACGTTTGTATTTCATTTGAAAACAAAAATATAACTGGCATTCTTGGTCCAAACGGTTATGGAAAGTCGACTATTCTTCATGCGCTTGCCTGTTGTTTCCAGCCACCAAATCAAGGACAAGAAGACTATAAATTCAGTGATTTTTTTCTGCCAAGCCCTGATGCATTATGGGCAGGTAGTGAACTAAGATTAGTTCATACTTATCGTCAATCCTCTCAACTGCACGAAGGTGTGGAGCAAGTCTACGGAAAGAGCAGCGATCGGTGGAAACCAATATATAAAAGAAGGCCAACAAGGAATGTACATTATTTTGGTGTGGACAGTTGTGTCCCACTCATCGAATCAGAAAAACGAAATGTAAAAATCAATTACTCAACCGAGAACTTAAGTGAAGATATTATTACTACAATCTTAGAGAAAGCCTCGTATTGTCTTAATCGGAAATATACAGCTTATAATATTCATAAGCATGGCAAAGGGAGAAGGTTTATTGGCGTTGAAGCTAATGGAATTAGATACTCTGCACTAAGCATGAGTGCTGGAGAACAGAAAATGTTCTTGTTGCTATAAAAAGTTTTTAGAGCCTCTAAAAACAGTCTTATTCTTATAGATGAATTTGACCTGCTTTTGCATGATTCAGCAATGAAAAACCTTATAAAGATTATATCTGAAAGAGCAGCACGTTATAATCTGCAAGTTGTATTTACAACGCATAGAGAATCAATTATTGAGCTGTCGGATTTAATTAATATAAGACATATTTTTGGAACGTCAGAAAAAACTCTTTGCTTTGATGAGACAAAACCCGATGCGATAAATCGTTTAACAGGGACTCAACCTAGATTGATTGAGATTTTCGTTGAAGATGATCTGGCTATGGCGATTACAAAAAAGGTGGCAGGTCAACTGCGTATTTCCAAGCATGTTTCTGTACAAAGGTTCGGTGCTGCTATAAATTGTTTTACAGTTCTATCTGGATTACGTCTACGTGGTGAAAATTGCGACAATAGTATTTTTGTGTTGGATGGAGATGTCTATAGAACTCAAGAAGAACAAAAAATACGGATAGAGGCT
It includes:
- a CDS encoding AAA family ATPase — translated: MSISQQRLHKLEIIKLKNVRDVCISFENKNITGILGPNGYGKSTILHALACCFQPPNQGQEDYKFSDFFLPSPDALWAGSELRLVHTYRQSSQLHEGVEQVYGKSSDRWKPIYKRRPTRNVHYFGVDSCVPLIESEKRNVKINYSTENLSEDIITTILEKASYCLNRKYTAYNIHKHGKGRRFIGVEANGIRYSALSMSAGEQKMFLLL